In Palaemon carinicauda isolate YSFRI2023 chromosome 14, ASM3689809v2, whole genome shotgun sequence, the following proteins share a genomic window:
- the LOC137652886 gene encoding uncharacterized protein, which translates to MNVKRVLYEKWSILAVIYGSELWGIKVTERQKLNAFEMKFPKSMVGVSLLDRGRNEVVKVRSGMRNVLAVRVDIYVLRWFGHVKNMGNCHLVKKVMNARVDGRSARGHPRVVVDYLVTSLTGDRWIVVRVLLKLDSFYSVCNLTIFEK; encoded by the exons atgaatgtgaagagagttttgtatgagaaatggAGTATACTggctgtgatatatggatcggagttgtggggaataaaagtgacggagagacagaaactgaatgcgtTCGAGATGAAGTTCCCGAAGAGTATGGTCGGTGTCTCTCTGTTGGATAGgggtaggaacgaagtagtaaaagTGAGATCTGGCATGAGGAATGTATTAGCAGTCAGAGTGGATAtttatgtgttgaggtggtttggccatgtaaaaAATATGGGAAATTGTCATCtggtgaagaaggtgatgaatgcaagagttgacgggagaagtgcaagaggacatccaag GGTTGTGGTTgattatttggtaacgtccctgactggtgatcgttggatagtggttcgagtcctgctcaaacttgatagcttctatagtgtctgcaacctcaccatcttcgagaaataa